The window TCTTCTGCGTCAAATTTACAACTCCGACAAAAAGATTCAGCTATAATATGTCTTCTGCACACACCTTACACGCAATAATCGATCGATTAATTGATCGCGGATACGAGACATGGCTGTGGTTTCGTTAGCGTGGTCACCTGACACTATCACCACCACCCAACAAGCGTATCATTTCTCGCGAGATGAGACACAGCTCAGCAAACCTCGCGGGATCATGCGACGGCGCGTGAGTTTTGTTTTCATCCCCAATGTTGTGGATAAAGAAAATACGTTTCGCTCCGTTTTATTTCAGTGAGGcaataaaacaaatgaacatATAATCATAACTGCGAGTATACAGACAATTaataattgttttttatttaaattattttttatccacatgacaaaataaaagcagccatCACCTTTAAGCGGACATATCTTAGTACCAGTTATCTAAAGTGACAGGGAATCTATTTATTAAGAAACCAGGGACACATTCTATATTTTTACAATTTTCAAGTCTTAAATTATATTTAAGAATATTATTTAGCTTTggcaaaaaacaaataatacatCATTAATTGCACTGACATGAATAAATGGTGACGTGTGCTTTTGGGTGGCCTGACATCATCCTATAGGCCAGGTGCACTGGTTCAGTCAGGTTAACATTAAATGTGTACACATGCGTGTTCCCGCTGATGGGGCTGATGTTGTAGAAGCTCAACCTCTGCGTCTTGAAACTCAGTCTGATCTCCAGCCTTCGTGACACTGTGGTCCTCTTCAGCGGGACACTGTGGCTCTGCTCGAAGGCCGTCAGCAGGTTGTTGAACCACATCAGGCACCAAGAGTTCTGGCTGCTTTCCAGGGCAGATGCCAACCCACTGCGTTCCAGTTTCCCACCGTAGCATAGGCCAATGATCCACGGGGAGCCTTCCAGCTCCACCTCCCAGCAGTGGTCACCTTCAGTGAAGGTCTGGGTGCTCAGCACctggaagaagctggagaacctgagaggagagagagggtagGGCTGTTTGGTGGTGCTGAAGGTCACTGTCTTTAAGTCGTCGGAGAGGATTAGGTTGGGATGGGCAGTTTCGGGGTCAAATGTCACCTCTGAAGgattaaaagtgttttgcagCACACGTTGAATCTCTCTGATTCTTTCCCTTAGCTCGGAGCTCATTTTTTCCAGCTTGGGGCATCCTTGAGTGGGGTTGAACTTCATGTCAGGGTGgtctttctcttctcccacAGGCTTTGTCAATAACTCTACAATGTGTGGTTGTAGAGTCTGGAGCTCATGATATTCAGACCTATCCTGTTTGGTCAGGAGGGACTCAGCTCTGAGCACCGTTTCTCTCAGCTGCCTCGTGGTTTCAGAAGCTCCTCTGACTCGCCCGCTCACATCTGCCTCACCTCCAACCAGCTCTTCTTCGAGCAGCTGCATCACCTGTGTGCAGTAGCTCTGCAACAAGTTTTCCATCTGACCGAGAAGTCCGGATATTTTCTTTCTTAgctggttggtggtggtggtggcctCCATCTCCCATTCCTGCTCTTTGGTCAACAGGCTCTCTGCCATCTCCAGCTTGAGATTTAACTCTTTGACTTGAGATGCCAGTAGGATTTTAGATTCATCCATTTCTTTCCtggctttttctgtttgttctggatAACAGGGCTGTTCCAAGGATCCAGACGCGACCTGAAAGCCACCCCTTCCCTCAGAGCCATGGCCCCCTGTCTGACTCCCCTGGGCCATGTCCTCGTCTCCAGTCTTTGGCTCTTCTCCAACACTCACGTCAGAACTCAAAGAGCAGTTTATACCGGCTTGGACTTTTTCTTTGGCGGCTCTGTAGGACTCAACGATGCTGCACATTTTGAAGTTTTTCACAAGATCTTCAACTCCACCGAACTCTGCCTGACACTCAGGGCACCAGTGCTGGTCCAGGCCCTCCCCCATGGTCTGCAGACAGGCGAAGCAGTATGTGTGACCGCAGGGAAGAGAGGCCGGATTAGAGAAGAGGTGCAAGCAGATCGGGCA is drawn from Takifugu rubripes chromosome 19, fTakRub1.2, whole genome shotgun sequence and contains these coding sequences:
- the trim107 gene encoding E3 ubiquitin/ISG15 ligase TRIM25 produces the protein MLRCLYLLCRGNVISLQTRRKKQPNHELWSVVRLSVVYVLYWVQCPPTWWGGVLEVRFYSQPGSLQTNTSVPIGKARLHWLPIYRTLDLTSSSMSTLEMNVAQNNDLDPLVLELTCPICLHLFSNPASLPCGHTYCFACLQTMGEGLDQHWCPECQAEFGGVEDLVKNFKMCSIVESYRAAKEKVQAGINCSLSSDVSVGEEPKTGDEDMAQGSQTGGHGSEGRGGFQVASGSLEQPCYPEQTEKARKEMDESKILLASQVKELNLKLEMAESLLTKEQEWEMEATTTTNQLRKKISGLLGQMENLLQSYCTQVMQLLEEELVGGEADVSGRVRGASETTRQLRETVLRAESLLTKQDRSEYHELQTLQPHIVELLTKPVGEEKDHPDMKFNPTQGCPKLEKMSSELRERIREIQRVLQNTFNPSEVTFDPETAHPNLILSDDLKTVTFSTTKQPYPLSPLRFSSFFQVLSTQTFTEGDHCWEVELEGSPWIIGLCYGGKLERSGLASALESSQNSWCLMWFNNLLTAFEQSHSVPLKRTTVSRRLEIRLSFKTQRLSFYNISPISGNTHVYTFNVNLTEPVHLAYRMMSGHPKAHVTIYSCQCN